The DNA sequence CTGGGTGTAGGTGACGTGCTTCCACACCGAGCGGGTCAGATTGTGGGAGTCGGCGGGCCGGGTGGTCTGCTCCGTCGACCAGTTGCCGGTCGCGAGGGACGTCCGCAAGGAGTTGCCGGTGGTGAACAGGTAGCCGTTCCCGCTGCCGCCGCTGGAGTTGCCGAAGCCGTAGAGGAAGTACGGCGTGGTCTGCGCGGAGTCGATCTGCACGTCCAACGCGACGGTGATCGCGTCCATGCCCTTCATGACGTCGTTCGGCACCTTGACGTAGGTGTCCGAACCGTTGAAGGCGAGACCCTGACCGGTGCCCGACCAGTCGGCGGCGCCGCTGACCGCGCCGGTGCGGTTGTTGCCGGAGGCGTCGGTCACCGTGCTGCCGGAGGTGGCGTCGAGCTTGTACCAGAGGGCGAGACCGTTGGTGATCTCCGCCGCCTCCGCCGCCTCGGCCGTCTGCGCCGCCTGCGCGGGAAGGGCGGGTGCGGTGAGGCCCAGCAACAGTGACGCCGCGGTCAGCCCGGCGAGTCGGCCCGCCAGGCGTCTCGCGCGGACACGGACGCGTGCGATGTACGGCATGTGGATTCCCTGCTGAGGCATGGCGGGGCCGCGGCCATGGGCACCCTGCCGTTTCGGCTGTGTGACGTCGTGTTGCGAGAGTGTCAATCGGCGTGTGGTGCAACGTCAAGAGTTTTCGAACGATGTCCGACTGGTCGAACGAAAGATTCGCGCGGGGTCAGGAGGCAGGTATCGGGGGCGTGTTGGGGCCGGGCCTCGGTCGAGCGGCGGCCGGTCAGCGATCGCGCCTTCCCCGGCGGGCCTCGGTCAGCATGGGCACCAGGGGCAGCAGAGAGACCACGACGACGAGGGCGACCAGCGGCAGCAAATAGTGGTCGATGTCGGGGACGGAGGCCCCGAGGAGGTATCCGGCCAGGACGAGACTCTGCGACCAGAGCAGGCCGCCGACGATCTGCCACACGGTGAAGGTCCGCACGGGTACGCCGAGCGCGCCGGCCGCCGGGTGCAGGACGGTCCGCACCATCGGGATGAAACGGCCGATCACCAGGGCCTTGCCGTAGCCGTACCGGGCCAGGAGCTTCTCCGCCCGCTCCGCCGTCTCCCGTATGCGCCTTTTCGAAGTGCGGGCCAGGAACGCCCGCCCGCCGTGCCGCCCGAGCAGATAGCCGACCTGGCCTCCTGCCACGGCGCCGACCGCCGCGCACAGCAGCACCTGCCACAGCACCAGCCGCGCCGGCTGGTCGGCGCTCGCCGCGCACAGCACGCCCGCCGGGATCAGCAAGGTGTCGCCGGGCAGGAAGAAGCCGACCACCAGCAGACCCGACTCCGCGAAGATCACCGCGAGGACCCCGAGAGCACCGAAGGTCGCCAGCACCGCGTCGCCGTCCATCGGGTTGACGGCCCACATCGCCCTCACCTCCCGGCCGTCCACGTCGGTCGCCCTCGTCCAGCATCCCGTGCACGGGACGAGGACGCCTTTGCGCGGGGTGACCCCCTCCGCGACAGCGCGGTCTCCTCGGCGGGGTCAAGCGCGCCCATGTGCCTCCTGCGACCGTCGCGACAGCGCGTCGATCACCACGGCGGCGAAGAGCACCCCGCCCGTGATCATGAACTGGACGGCGGCGGGGGTGTCCGTGATGGCCATGCCGGAGGCGATCGACTGGATGACGAGCATGCCGAGCACCGCGGACCAGGTGGAGCCACGGCCGCCGAACAGGCTGGTGCCGCCGATGACGGCCGCCGCGATGGCGTTGAGCAGCAGTACCCCCGAGCCCGAACTCTGGCTCACCGAGGTGATGCGCGAGGCCAGGAACAGTCCGCCGACCGCGGCCATGGTGCCCGAGACCGCGAGCACCGCCGTCTGCACCCGCGTCACGCGGAGGCTGGCGCGACGGGCCGCCTCGACCCCGCCGCCGAGGGCGTAGACCTGCCGTCCGTAATGCGTGCGGCGCAGGACGATGTCGAGGCCGGCCACCACCACCAGGAAGATCAGCAGGGCGAGCGGCAGGCCCTGGAAGCGGTTGAGCAGATACGCGGAGGCGAACGCGATCACCGCGAGCCCTCCGGCGCGAATCACGATGACCTGCAGCGAGCGGTGCGGCATCCGGGCGGCCACGCGGCGCCGTCGGTCCTGGTACGACACGAGGAAGACGAGGCCCACGGCGACCGCGGCGATGCCGTAGGCGACGGCGTCATTGGTGAAGTAGTAGCTGGTCAGCTTGGCGACGAGGCCGTTCTCGTCGAGGTTGATCGTGCCGTCGTTGCCCAGGATGTAGAGCATGAGGCCGTTCCAGGTGAGCAGCCCCGCGAGCGTGACGACGAACGCCGGAACCCGGGTTCTGGCGAAGGAGTAGCCCTGCACGGTTCCCGCGGCCATCCCGGCGAGGACCGCGATGATGAGGGCGAGCCATTCGGGCACGCCGTTCTTCACGTTCAGCACGGCGAAAATGGCCGCCGCGAGCCCGCTGACCGAGCCGACGGACAGGTCGAGCTCGCCGAGCAGCAGCACGAAGACGATGCCGACCGCGATGAGGCCCGTGCCCACGAAGTCCACGCTGAGATTGGACAGGTTCCGGGGGGAGAGGAAGTTCTCGTTGAGGGACTGGAAGGTGATCCACACGATGGCGAGCACGACGACGACCGGGACCGAGCCCAGCTCCCCTGCTCTCAGCTTGCGCCGCGAGAAGGCCATCCAGTTCTCCATGGCACGGGCGGCGGTCTGCCCGCGACGGTCCTGACGGGCCTCGGCGGCGGGTGCGGCGGCTTCGGCCTGAGGGCTGTCCGCCATGTCGCGCGTCCCTTTCACCATCCCGCCTCCTGGTGGGCCTGCCGGTGGGGCGCGTTCTCGGTCGCCCCGGTGATGGAGGAGATGATCTGCTCCTGGGACGCGGTGTTCACGTCGAAGAAGCCGTTGTTGCGGCCGAGCCGCAGCACGGCGGCCCGGTCCGCGAGCGCTTTGACGTCGCCCATGTTGTGGCTGATGAGAAGGACCCCGAGGCCGCGGTCGCGCAGCTGGTCGACAAGGTCCATGACCTCGGTGGTCTGCTGGAGCCCCAGCGCCGCGGTCGGCTCGTCCAGCAGGAGGAGCCGTGGGTCGCCCAGGAGCGAGCGGGCGATGGCGACCGTCTGCCGCTGCCCGCTGGACAGGGACACGACGGGGGCACGCAGCTCGGGGACGCCCTTGGTCAGCGGCTCCAGCAGTTGGAGGGTGCGGCGCTCCATCTCCATCTCGTCGAGGAACCCGAACCTGCGGATCTCCCGTCCGAGGAACAGGTTCCCGACGACGTCGAGGTTCCCGCACAGCGCGAGGTCCTGGAAGACGGTGGCGATGCCGAGGTCCCGGGCGTCGTTGGGACGCCTGATGTGGACCGTACGGCCCTCCCACTCGATGACGCCCCGGTCCGCGGGGGTGACGCCGGAGATCACCTTGACCAGGGTGGACTTGCCGGCCCCGTTGTCGCCGAGGAGGGCGACGACCTGGCCGGCGTGGATCTCCAGGTCGATGTCCTCGAGGACCTCGACGGCGCCGTAGCGCTTGCACACACCGTGCAACGCCAGCAGGGGAGCAGACACAGGGACGATCTCCTTCCCGTGGGCCCGGCCAGGGGCGAACCGGTGGTCAGGTCAGCCCGGCCGCCTCGCACGCGGCGCCGAGCTGAGGGGTGCAGATCTGCTGGACCGTGTACACCCCGTCCTTCACCAAGGTGTCCTTGATGTTGTCGGCGGTGACGGATATGGGGGTGAGCATGACCGAGGGGACCGTCCGCCCACCGTGTGTCGTCACCTCGTCCTTGGCCACGCGGTCGAGGTTCTCCCCGCGGGCCGCGGCCACGGCCAGGGCGGCGCCGGCGGCGGCCTCGGGCTCGAAGGGCTTGTAGACGGTCATGTACTGATCGCCGTCGACGATGCGCCGCACGGCGCCCAGTTCGGCGTCCTGCCCCGTGACCGGGGGCAGCGGTTCCACCTTGTTCGCCTTGAGGGCGGAGATGCTGCCGGAGGCGAGGCCGTCGTTGGCGGCGTACACCCCTTGGATGTTGCCGGCGCCGAGGGCGGAGATGGCGCCGGACATGTTCAGGTTGGCGGTCTCGGGCCGCCACTGGAGGGTGTCGTACGCCTTGCCGATCTTCACCTTCCCCATGAGCACCTCCAACGCGCCCTTCCTGAACAGCACCGCGTTGGGGTCGATGGGATCGCCGTTCATCATGACGATCTGGGCGCCGGGGACCTCGTCGCCCATGGCCGTCAGCAGGGCTCTGCCCTGGAGCCTGCCGACCTCCTCGCCGTCGAAGGAGACGTGACCCGAGATCGGGCCCTCGGAGAGACGGTCGTAGGCGATGACGGGGATGCCTGCCTCATCCGCCTTGCGGACCGAGGCGGCGAGCGACCTGGCGTCCACCGCCACGAGCAGGATGGAGTCGACTCCCTTGGTGATCATCGAGTTCATCTGCTCCTGCTGAAGGGCCACATCGCCCTTGGCGTTGGTCATATCGACCTCGCACTCGGCGCACCGCTTCTCGATCTCCTTGGTCAGCAGGGGCTTGTCCTGGGTCTCCCAACGGGCCGTGGTCGCGTCCGGCAGGAGCACGCCGATCACCGGATCGCTGCTCTCGGCGGCATCGCTCCCGCCGTCCGCCCCGCAGGCCGCGAGGGCTACGGCCGTGGACACCGCGGTCAGGGCCAGAACCGCGTCCCGTATGCGGGCCTTCATATGAGAGATCTCCCTTGTCCTTCACCCTGCGTGGCGAAGCTGCGCTCGTGGTCGCCCGTGACCGGCCGTCAGCGGGTGTCCGGGGTTCGGGGTTCGGCCTGCGTGGCGGGTGTGGAGGGAGCGGTGCGCGTGCACCGCCGTGTCGGGGTGTGTCCACGGCGGCCGAGGCGTGGGGCCGGTGCGGCGCCCCTTCGCCCACCCCGGCGCGGTGGTGGCTCGGCCCGGCCGGTCCTGCACCGGCGGCAGCCGCATGGAGCATGGCGACACCTGGCCTTCTCAGTCGTCAGTCTGACACCGGCCGCGGTGATCTGCGAACGCAGCGAGGGCCTGAGGATGACCAGGAGCAATGCGGAGGATCGGGCGTAAATCGAGGGTGAAAAGGGCAGATATGTCCGGCTCATCCATGTATGCGATTCTGGTGGGGGAGCGACCGGGGCGGCGGGAGGTGCCCCGATCTCCTTCGGCACCTCCGGCACGGACGGGAGGTTGGTTGCGGACATGCCTCATGACGGCCGTGCCCGGACCGGAGTTTCGGCCCCGGGGGCATCCGAGGTCGGCACCGCAGACACCGGTTCACCGCCAACGGGGCCGCAGGCCGCCACGAGCGACCGGGCCCTGACGTTCGCCGGAGCGGCGCTGGCGGCCGTCTACGCGCCCAACGCCGGCGACGGCGCGCTTCAGCTGCTGGAGACGGCCGGGGGCGCCACTCCCGAATACCGGTTGCCCGAGCGGCTCGCCCTGTCGGGCGGATCGGCCGCGGCACACGCCTTCCGCACCGACCGTCCGCTGTGGCTGAACGCCGCGGCCCTCGCCTCCTACCCCGTCGGCGCCCCCACCCCGCCGCGAGCGAGAGCGGCGTCGCTCGGCGCGCTGCCCCTGGAGAGGGAAGGCATCCGGCTGGGCTGCCTGGTCGTCGTGGGGGCCTCCGCGGACGGCTTCGACGCCGGGCAGCAGCGCTTCCTGGAACGGTACGCCGACGCGCTCGCCGGTCTGCTGCAGGCCGAGTCGGGCCGGCCCGCGACCTCGGGCCTGCTCAGCCGTGCCCTGCGGAGTCTGCGCGTCGGCTCCTTCGTACTGGAGCCGGACACCGGACTGATCGAGGCGGACGGGACCCTGCTCGAACTGGTCGGCACGACCGCGGACGACTTCGACGGCAAGGCGGACACCCTCCTCGCGCACGCCCTCCCCGAGGACATGCCCGCCCTGATGTCGGTCCTGGAGCCGTCCGCCCAGACGCCCGGCCGGCGGGAGCTGGAGTTCCGGGTCCGCTGCCCCACCGGCGAGATGCGCTGGCTGAGCCTGATCTGCCGGGTCGTACCGCACACCGGCGACCGGCCGGAGCAGGTGCTGGGCGTGGTCACGGCCACCTCGGTCAAGAGCCGCAGCGCCGACGACGTCTCCCGGATCCAGTGGCTGACCGCCGCACTCGACGACGCCGCGACGGTCCGCGACGTCGGCCGGGTCGCGGTGACCGCGCTGCGCGAGCCCCTCGGCGCCGACCGGGTGGCGCTCGCCGATGTGCGCGAGGACCGCCTCGTCGTGACCCTGCTCGACCCGCCGCAGCCCGACGCCTGGCCCGATCTGTGGCGGGCCCAGTGGCGTTCCGAGTGGCCCGACGCGCCGGTCGGCGCCCTGCCCACCCTGCAGATGGCCCTCCAGGACGGCCGGATGGATCTGTGGCCCGCGGGCACGGCCCTCGAACCCGGACTCGCGGGCATCGGCGCCGGCGGCCTGGCCGTCCTGCCGCTCCCGGCCAAGGGCCGGGTCACCGGGGTGTGCCTCGTCGGGTGGGAGCAGCCGCACGAGTTCATCCCCGAGGAGCGGTCCCTGTTGACCGCCACGGCGGCGTTGATCGGGCAGGCCCTCAAACGGGCCCACGCCTACGACGCCGAGCAGGAACTCGCGACCATGCTGCAGCGCAGCCTGCTGCCCCGTCGCCTGCCCGAACTGCCCGGCGGAACGGCCGTCGCCCGCTACCTGCCCGCCAGGCGCGGGCTCCAGGTGGGCGGTGACTGGTACGACGTCATCGCCCTGTCCCAGGACCGGGTGGCGCTGGTCATCGGCGATGTGCAGGGGCACAGTGCCGCCGCCGCCACGATCATGGGCCAGATGCGTACGGCGGTCAGGGCGTACGCCGTGGAGGGCCACCCGCCCGACGTGGTTGTCTCCCATGCCAACCGTCTTCTGGTCGGCATGGAGACCGACCTGTTCGCCACCTGTTGCTATGTCGAACTGGACATGGAGGAGGGCAACACCCTGTTCGTGCGGGCCGGGCACCTGTCACCGCTGCTGCGCCACGCCGACGGCGGCACCGAGGAGGTGCAGGTCGAGGGCGGGCCGCCACTGGGGATCCTCGCGGAGGCGGACTTCCCCATGACAGCGGTCGCACTGACCCCCGGCTCGGTGCTCGCCCTGGTCACCGACGGCCTGGTCGAGGCCGCCGATCTGCCCCTGGACGTCGGCATGGAGCGCACGCGCAGCGCGCTCGCCGCGGCCGACCCGGCGGATCCGGCGCGGATGGCCGACGCGCTGCTCGGCGACATCGGCCGGCGTGAGGACGACGTGGCGCTGTTGCTGCTGCGCTACGACGGCATGCGGACCCGGCCGATCCGGTCCAGCTGGGTGGTGTGGCGGCTGCCCGACGCGGTCATGCACGCCCGCCGCTTCACCGCGCGCACCCTGCGCAAGTGGCACGTCCAGGAAGCCGCCGACGCGGTGCTGCTCGTCGTGTCCGAACTGGTCACCAACGCCCTGGTGCACACCCAGGGGTCGGTCACCCTCGACCTGATGCTGCGCGGCGACCGGGTACGGGTCAGCGTGAGCGACGCCTCGCCGCGGGCTCCCGCCAAGCCGGTGATCGTGGACTGGGAGTCGACCGGCGGCCGGGGCCTGCTCCTCGTCGAAGCGGTGTCGGACTCCTTCGGCTCGGTGCCGGTGGCCGGCGGGAAGCAGGTGTGGAGCGAGGTCACCGTGCCGCGGCGCGGGCCCGCTCCCGCCGACTCGAACCTCTCAACGGAACGGGGCGAGCTGCCATGAGGACCCGTACGCTGCACGTCGTCGCGGCACTCGTCGTGGGACTGCTGACGGTGCCCCTGGCCGCCTGCGGCGGAGACGACGAGGCCGGCGGGGACAGCTTCATGGTCGGCCTGCTGCTCCCGAACCGGGTCACTCCCCGCTGGGAGCAGTCCGACAAGCCGTTGATCGAGCAGCACCTCAGGCAGCTGTGCCCCGGCTGCACCATGGTGTACGCCAACGCCGAGAACGACGCGGCGCGGCAGCGGGAACAGATGATCTCCATGATCACCAAGGGGGCCGAGGTCCTGATCCTCGACCCCGCCGACAGCAAGGCGCTGCGCTCGCCGATCCAGGAGGCGCGCAGGTCGGGTGTCCCGGTCGTCGCATACGACCGGCTCGCCGAGGGCCCGATCTCCGGCTTCGTCAGCTTCGACGGCGATCAGGTCGGCCGGCTGCAGGGCGAGGCGATCCTGCAGGCGATGCGGGAGAGGCGCAACGGCAGAACGGTCGTGATGATGAACGGCGATCCGAGCAGCTCCAACGCGGCGTGGTTCCGCAAGGGCACGCTGTCCGTCATCGCGGGCAAGGCCAAGATCGCCAGGTCGTACGACACCGTGGGCTGGAGCCCGGAGAACGCCCACGCCAACATGACCGCCGCCATCTCCGCCCTGGGGGCGGACCGCATCAGCGGTGTCGTCGCGGCCAACGACGCCATTGCCGCGGGCGTCGTCTCCGCCTTCAAGAACGCCGGTGTCCGCAAACTTCCCCCGATCACCGGGCAGGACGCCGACCTCGAGGCCGCGCGGCGCATCGTCGCCGGCGAGCAGTACATGACCGTGTACAAGCCGTTCGAGAAGGAGGCCGCCGCGGCCGCCGCCATGGCCGTCGCCCTCGGCAACGGAGACGGCGCCGGCGAGGTCTCGACGACGACCACCGACAGTCCGACGCACCAGGACATCCCGTCCATCCTGCTCACTCCACGAGCGGTGACGGCAGCAAACCTCAAGCAGACCCTCGTCGACGGCGGCCTCTACACCACCCAGCAGATCTGCACGCCCAGGCTCCGCTCCGCCTGCGCCGCGCTCGGACTCACCGGGTGAGCCGGGCTGGTCGGCGCGACGGGCCGGGCGCAGCATGGAGATGAGCGACCAACGGAGGTCAGCCATGAAGACCCGAGCCTCGGACTACGACCGTTGGCTGTACTCGCACACCCCTTCCCAGGCCGAGGGCGAACGCGATGAACCGGCGGAGCGCGCGGCCGTCGAGCAGCACCCCGACGTCCCCAGGACCGAGCCGTCCCAGGCCGAGGGAGAACGGGTGGACGACTTCAGGAGCCCGTGATCGCCGGTTGGCGGTCAGCCGTGCGGGCATGGGCGCACCCGCGCCGAAAGGTGGCTGCCCCAAGCTCGTTCACCTGCGCCGAGCCCATGTCGGTGTCCAGATCTCGCCGCCCGGTGGGTCCCGGCGGACCGACGTGAAGTGCTCCCGGAGCGCGGTGAGGGCCGGGTGCGGGTTGTCGGCGCGCCACAGGAGTGAGTGCGGGTAGACCGGTGCCGGGTCGCGCAGCGCGATGAGCCGCATGTCGTACCCGGCGGGCCGGACCAGAGGCGTCTGAGTGCCGAGGAAGGTCGCCAGTGTCGAGGAGGCCGCGATCGTGTCGATGAGGGCCTCGACACCGAAGTTGGGGCCGGTGGCCTCGATGGTCAGCCCGAAGTCCGCGGCCAGCGCCTCGTAGTACGCGGTCCACTCCGCGCCGGGGACGTTGCCCGGCATCCAGATCGGATGGCCCGCCAGCTGAGCGGGGGTGACCGCCGAGGCGCCGGCGAACGGGTGCGCGGGGCCGGTGAACAGGTGGAGCGGCTCGTCGTGGACCGGGGTGATCTCGATGCCGTCGGGGATCTGCTGCCCGGGCATCGTGACCGCGCGGAACGTGGCGTCGATGACGCCGTCCCGGACGGCCGCGATGGCCTCCTCGGAGCCGGGGAGGATCACCACGTCCAGGGCGACCGAGGGATGCGCGCGGTGGAAGTCGCGCAGCACCCCGGCCAGCGAGACCCGTCGGCCGACCACGTCGACGCGCAGGGCACGGCTGCCGGGACGTACCGAGGATCTCGCCCTCTCCTCGGCCTGGATCAGGGTCCGGGCATGGGCCAGGAACGCCTGCCCGTCGATGGTGAGCTCCGCTCCGCGCGGTGTGCGGGTCAGCAGCCGCACACCCAGGTCCCTCTCCAGCGTGGCGACCCGCTTGGAGACGGCCTGCTGGGTGAGGGCCAGGTCGACGGCGGCCTTCTGGAACTGGCCGGCGTCCGCGACGGCGACGAAGGTGCGTACGGCGTTGAGATCCACAGCCGCCAACCTAGCCGCGCACCCGGATTCCTTCGTCCTGTCCTAGAAGCCGTCCACGCCCAGCTCGTGATGCCCGCGTAGAGCCAGCTCCATGTGCTGCCGCTGGGCGTGCCGCGGTCGAACAGGCCCCGGGGGCAGCTCCGAGGCGCAGCCGATGCTCCGGTGGTACGACGCCATCCTTGAGGAGACAGCCGCCCACCACCTCATGGTCGACTTCCACGGCTCCACGATCCCCAAGGGCATCCAGCGCACGTGGCCGCAGGTCATGACCCTGGAGGGCGTCGCCGGCGAGGAGAAGCGCACCAACACCGCGGCTCACCTGACCACCCTGCCCTTCACCCGCAACGTCATCGGCTCCATGGACTTCACTCCGGGCGCCTTCCAGCGCGTCGGACTGCGCCCCAACTCCGACGCGGCCGAGGTCGGGCTCACCGTCGCTTACGAGTCGGGCCAGCAGATGTTCGCGGGCACTCCCGAGTCCTACGACGAACGGCCCCTGGCCCGGGCCTACTTCGACCAGGTCCCGGCAGCCTGGGACGACACCCGGCTGCTCGCGGGCCGACCCGGTCAGGAGGCCGTACTCGGCTGCCGCAGCGGCCACCGCTGGTTCCTGGGCGGCGTCTACGCGGGCGCCGCCCGCGCCGCCGAGGTGCCGCCGGCCATCGGCCCAGGACGGTGGCTGGTCGAGACGATCGAGGACGGCGCCGACGGACTCGCCCGCAACCGGCAGGTGCTGGGCGGCGGCGACACGCTGGGCGTGGATGTCGTGGCCGACGGCGGCTTCGCCGGGATCGCCTGCCCGTGGCGCCCGGGGATCAGCAGCTGCCACCGGTGACCGTGGTCGGCTCGACAGGTCATTCACACTGATGAACATGGCTCACGTGGGTGTACAGCACTGCGTCCGCCGTGCAACGCTCGGTCAACTCCGCTCTTCCCTTGACCAGTTGGAGGAACCGGCATGAGCGTTTCCCGGCGGACGGTGCTGGCCACAGCGGTCGGCGCCGCAGCGACAGGCGCCTCCTCGACACCCGCCACGGCCGCGGATGTGAACGCCGGTCGGGCACCGGCACCGACCCTGCGCAAGCTCCGCGCGGCGGCCGACTACGCCGTCGAGAAGCTGCACACCGTCGCACCGACCGTGACCGCCTTCCCCGTCGGCACCAAGTTCGAGAAGTGGACCTACTCGCAGAACGGCGACTGGGTCGGCGGGTTCTGGCCCGGCACGCTGTGGATGGCGTGGCTCTACAGCAAGGACGACACCTTCCGCACCCAGGCGCTGGCCTCCGCCCAGAAGCTCGCCCCGCGCCAGTACGACACCGGCA is a window from the Streptomyces sp. NBC_00299 genome containing:
- a CDS encoding DedA family protein, whose protein sequence is MWAVNPMDGDAVLATFGALGVLAVIFAESGLLVVGFFLPGDTLLIPAGVLCAASADQPARLVLWQVLLCAAVGAVAGGQVGYLLGRHGGRAFLARTSKRRIRETAERAEKLLARYGYGKALVIGRFIPMVRTVLHPAAGALGVPVRTFTVWQIVGGLLWSQSLVLAGYLLGASVPDIDHYLLPLVALVVVVSLLPLVPMLTEARRGRRDR
- a CDS encoding sugar ABC transporter permease produces the protein MVKGTRDMADSPQAEAAAPAAEARQDRRGQTAARAMENWMAFSRRKLRAGELGSVPVVVVLAIVWITFQSLNENFLSPRNLSNLSVDFVGTGLIAVGIVFVLLLGELDLSVGSVSGLAAAIFAVLNVKNGVPEWLALIIAVLAGMAAGTVQGYSFARTRVPAFVVTLAGLLTWNGLMLYILGNDGTINLDENGLVAKLTSYYFTNDAVAYGIAAVAVGLVFLVSYQDRRRRVAARMPHRSLQVIVIRAGGLAVIAFASAYLLNRFQGLPLALLIFLVVVAGLDIVLRRTHYGRQVYALGGGVEAARRASLRVTRVQTAVLAVSGTMAAVGGLFLASRITSVSQSSGSGVLLLNAIAAAVIGGTSLFGGRGSTWSAVLGMLVIQSIASGMAITDTPAAVQFMITGGVLFAAVVIDALSRRSQEAHGRA
- a CDS encoding ATP-binding cassette domain-containing protein, with the protein product MVPVSAPLLALHGVCKRYGAVEVLEDIDLEIHAGQVVALLGDNGAGKSTLVKVISGVTPADRGVIEWEGRTVHIRRPNDARDLGIATVFQDLALCGNLDVVGNLFLGREIRRFGFLDEMEMERRTLQLLEPLTKGVPELRAPVVSLSSGQRQTVAIARSLLGDPRLLLLDEPTAALGLQQTTEVMDLVDQLRDRGLGVLLISHNMGDVKALADRAAVLRLGRNNGFFDVNTASQEQIISSITGATENAPHRQAHQEAGW
- a CDS encoding sugar ABC transporter substrate-binding protein; protein product: MKARIRDAVLALTAVSTAVALAACGADGGSDAAESSDPVIGVLLPDATTARWETQDKPLLTKEIEKRCAECEVDMTNAKGDVALQQEQMNSMITKGVDSILLVAVDARSLAASVRKADEAGIPVIAYDRLSEGPISGHVSFDGEEVGRLQGRALLTAMGDEVPGAQIVMMNGDPIDPNAVLFRKGALEVLMGKVKIGKAYDTLQWRPETANLNMSGAISALGAGNIQGVYAANDGLASGSISALKANKVEPLPPVTGQDAELGAVRRIVDGDQYMTVYKPFEPEAAAGAALAVAAARGENLDRVAKDEVTTHGGRTVPSVMLTPISVTADNIKDTLVKDGVYTVQQICTPQLGAACEAAGLT
- a CDS encoding SpoIIE family protein phosphatase, with product MPHDGRARTGVSAPGASEVGTADTGSPPTGPQAATSDRALTFAGAALAAVYAPNAGDGALQLLETAGGATPEYRLPERLALSGGSAAAHAFRTDRPLWLNAAALASYPVGAPTPPRARAASLGALPLEREGIRLGCLVVVGASADGFDAGQQRFLERYADALAGLLQAESGRPATSGLLSRALRSLRVGSFVLEPDTGLIEADGTLLELVGTTADDFDGKADTLLAHALPEDMPALMSVLEPSAQTPGRRELEFRVRCPTGEMRWLSLICRVVPHTGDRPEQVLGVVTATSVKSRSADDVSRIQWLTAALDDAATVRDVGRVAVTALREPLGADRVALADVREDRLVVTLLDPPQPDAWPDLWRAQWRSEWPDAPVGALPTLQMALQDGRMDLWPAGTALEPGLAGIGAGGLAVLPLPAKGRVTGVCLVGWEQPHEFIPEERSLLTATAALIGQALKRAHAYDAEQELATMLQRSLLPRRLPELPGGTAVARYLPARRGLQVGGDWYDVIALSQDRVALVIGDVQGHSAAAATIMGQMRTAVRAYAVEGHPPDVVVSHANRLLVGMETDLFATCCYVELDMEEGNTLFVRAGHLSPLLRHADGGTEEVQVEGGPPLGILAEADFPMTAVALTPGSVLALVTDGLVEAADLPLDVGMERTRSALAAADPADPARMADALLGDIGRREDDVALLLLRYDGMRTRPIRSSWVVWRLPDAVMHARRFTARTLRKWHVQEAADAVLLVVSELVTNALVHTQGSVTLDLMLRGDRVRVSVSDASPRAPAKPVIVDWESTGGRGLLLVEAVSDSFGSVPVAGGKQVWSEVTVPRRGPAPADSNLSTERGELP
- a CDS encoding sugar ABC transporter substrate-binding protein, whose amino-acid sequence is MRTRTLHVVAALVVGLLTVPLAACGGDDEAGGDSFMVGLLLPNRVTPRWEQSDKPLIEQHLRQLCPGCTMVYANAENDAARQREQMISMITKGAEVLILDPADSKALRSPIQEARRSGVPVVAYDRLAEGPISGFVSFDGDQVGRLQGEAILQAMRERRNGRTVVMMNGDPSSSNAAWFRKGTLSVIAGKAKIARSYDTVGWSPENAHANMTAAISALGADRISGVVAANDAIAAGVVSAFKNAGVRKLPPITGQDADLEAARRIVAGEQYMTVYKPFEKEAAAAAAMAVALGNGDGAGEVSTTTTDSPTHQDIPSILLTPRAVTAANLKQTLVDGGLYTTQQICTPRLRSACAALGLTG
- a CDS encoding LysR family transcriptional regulator, which gives rise to MDLNAVRTFVAVADAGQFQKAAVDLALTQQAVSKRVATLERDLGVRLLTRTPRGAELTIDGQAFLAHARTLIQAEERARSSVRPGSRALRVDVVGRRVSLAGVLRDFHRAHPSVALDVVILPGSEEAIAAVRDGVIDATFRAVTMPGQQIPDGIEITPVHDEPLHLFTGPAHPFAGASAVTPAQLAGHPIWMPGNVPGAEWTAYYEALAADFGLTIEATGPNFGVEALIDTIAASSTLATFLGTQTPLVRPAGYDMRLIALRDPAPVYPHSLLWRADNPHPALTALREHFTSVRRDPPGGEIWTPTWARRR